GAATAACCAGTTTCTCCTCTAGGTTGTACAAAGCGGAATAGGGTTCTCGCCTCGAGAGGTTTCAAGTGCTCTGGCTTCTTCAGACGCCAGGCAGGTCAAAGATATGAAGGAAACAATGAAGCAGTTCCAGATATTCCTAGTTAACTTTGAGGTATAATGATCCCATATTCTGTCAGCTTTTAACCACATGTTGATTTCGGATCGAAACGGACGAGTCTCTAAATACTGGAGTAAATCCGGCTTTAGATGACATTATTAAAGAACCtcttcattttaaaaattctgTAAGTTACTCTGTTGGATTTTAAACATTTGATACTACATCTAATAATAATCAATGCTGCGTGCCCTTCATCATGGTGTTGAATCTGGTCAAACTCAACCATGAAAACTGTGAAAATGGTTTTACTCGTGGGCTCCACTTGCTACCTCAAAAGGTAGATGGATGTGCTGTCTGATGGTTAAATTGGATCAATTACTTAGTTTTTTGTTACGAGTGTGTTGTACTATTAATGTCGATCAAAGATTTTCAAATGAAGGATGCATGTGGGTTGACTCATTCTTCAATCCTAGTGAAAGAATATTAATGCTTTACAATATTTTGCACCTGAACTTTGACTTACTTTAGATTCTATCTTTTCTCCTTTTCAGGGGACAATGGTTGTAGAGATGAGTAAAACTTCTCCTGTCCCAGTTGCTCTTGAAATGACTCAGGGTTGTTCAGCATCCGATGCCAGTTTACTCCTTAAAAGGATAAAATCTTCCAATTCTACTCCACTTAAAGATTGCCATTTGAATCCTGTTGATATATGTCCTTGAAAGTAATAAACATGAATGGTAGTCCCAGTTGTAATCGTCCCAACAAAAAACTGGGGATATCAGAAACTTGATTCTTGTAAAAGCTTAAACTCTGGTGATGGGGTTGGAACTTGGAACTTGGGATCTGTTATAGTCCGGAGTGTCGACTGAGTTAACTATCTTTCCCGTATGATATCTTGAAAGATATGGATATTGTTACCTATGAAGACAAGGATGGACGGAACTTGTTCAACCTTTTGTTATCTGTGACGACAAGGACTGATGGAACAAGTTCAACCTTTAAATATCCATGAAGGTTGAGTGAGTTGGGCATCATACCCCACTAAAAATCATGCCTAATTCTTAGAGTACTTTCTAAATGAAAGACATTTTGCACCATGACCTTAAGATCattgtttttttaatcttattttatGCTGGGCACTGAGAATCCAACTACTCCATCAGAATCTTGGGGAGAATGTGCAGAGTCTGAGTGTGAATTTTCCTAGTGGTGCTTCTCTCGCAGGACTCATTGCTAAGGATTTGAGAAAACTGCTGTTGAACCAAGCTATCGTAAACATCGTCCAGAAACCAAGACATCATAAAGAACATTGTCCATGAACGCGGTTGACGTAGGCTCCCCAGCATTTCAGAGATTTGGAGGTTGTAGGAGCTCCCGTAGACATAATATTATTCCATATTTTAGTGAAACCTAGAAAACTCTGAGAACAATATTCTAGATTGATGTAAAAAGCTTATtagccattttttttttaaccatttgGTACGTAGGATTTATAAAAGTGAGTTTGGTCGTGTAATTTTTGTAACTTTGTGATTTTACTCATCTATATTTTCGAGGTTTAGTCATGTATCTTCTGTTTTTTTGGCAAGTATAGTCTTTTTTCATCGAGAATGCCAATTTGACGGCATTATACATTGTCAATTCCACATCAACATTGTATTAGTGACACAACAGCGGCACTGtggaaaatgattaaaattgttttttaaaaacaaagatGATATACTAAAAGATGATATACTAAACCTGAAATCTTGCGACGAAATGGGTAAGAAACAATATCCACACCCAAGAAAGATATGAGAGCGAAGATCCCATTAGTGAATTTAGGGATCCGCCCGATAAGAATCGAGTGTTTTTTTCTCTCAATCTCGTACCCGACAAATATTGAGCCCGAATGTTCGGGTTTTCCTAAGATATATAGAgagaatatatttttaaaaattgctaTTTAGAAACTtatatttataaagaaaaagaaacattcAACTGTAAACATGTAATATTAATATGTTATGGATAATGTTTCACGGTTTTGttcagaaaatttaaaaaaaaaatttgtttttttaataaaaatttaaaaaacaaactaTTTAGAAACCTATAATCCTATggaaaaatgaaacaaaaacatATAACTGCATGATAAGACCATTATATATGTAGAGGTGGTATAtcttaccgtaccgaaaatctTATActgtataccgtaccgtaccgtaccgaaaatctTATATTGTATACCGTAATTAAAATTACGATATAAAAAATTCATACCAATAttgtaccgaaaatttcggtacatataactagcacaccgattataccgaaattgtacggtataacgagatttcgatacggtatcggtatatattgttttataccgaaaaaaaccttacattttaaattttttataaatttattgttttaaagtattatatatttaaactttttgtatattttttcgatatttcggtatttcggtatataccgaaattttcaaattgtatACCGTTActgtaccgaaaaattcggtattgttaccgtaccgtaccgaaatcttcggtataacgaaaattcggtaaattcgatattttttcggtacgataatctcggtataccgaaaattcggtattttttctcaCTCCTATATATATGTTCATCACTAAATTTGATGAACACAACTCTTTTGCATAACAAAACCATCATATCAAAGTTgtgattttcatatttttgtcaAGAAAAACATCCCATCAtaaagatgttttattcttgatgtTAATCGGGTCGAGATTTTTCCGGAACGAAAATGATCAAATGAGATTTGATATAAGTCGggattttagaaaattttgtcAGCCCTAAACACCATCATGAAATATCCAAAATATTTACATTACATGCACGATAATAATACAATTTATCCATCCACAAgatcaaattaaattaacatCACATTATTATATTACATGTTAAAGCCCCCACAAATTAAAATTCCTCATCGACGAGACATGACCAGCGGCGAGAGGGTTTCCTGGGACAATCGTCCAGCGTACGCCTGAATTCCCCGTTTTACCCTCACGTTCGTCCACATTTACATGACATTACATGCATTTGGATTCTCGTCACTAAACATCTGTGGAGGATATTCGTATGCAGGCCATTCTGCTACGAATCTCTGAGGATTGAACTCATGATTCTGCCCACGGTAATGATAGTTGGATTCACTCTTTTTCATCTCCAACTCCCAAGTGCCCACCTCTGCCGCCGCTTTGGACGGTGGCTCTCCTCCGCCGCCGCCGTTTTCCTTGTTTTTCTTGGCTTCTTGATCCTTTTCTCCTTCTTCCTCCGGTTTCTTCTCATGTTCTCCGCCTTCAGTAACCTTTCCTTCCACTTCCTTCTCCGCCTCCGTTTCCATGACGGCGGCGTGTTTTCCGGTCCTCTTGTGCACGTATTCGACTAGAGTTTCGGGCTCGAAAACACCTCTCACGGTTACTTGTGATTTTTTAAGGTCTGCCTCTGCACTTTCCACTCCTAAACATAAAACCATCGACCCTGTTAATTAATGCAATTCGTCATGTCGAAGAAAACTAGTTAGTCATGTTTCACTTGAggtacaaatttttaaaaatcaacgtGTAGAAGATCATGAGtattatttttaagatttaatattatataagaATATAATACAAAAATTAATTCTTACAGGTAATTAAGAATATTCAAACCCTTGTTACTTTTTTAAGAGATGCAAAAAGTGGCAAAGAAAAGTAAACAATAATCTTAGCAAAAACAGGTTACCAATTGATTGATTACAGACTGAAAAATCCcactttttttttcatgttctaAGCAAAATGGAGGGTAAAAACACCCCACCTTTCATTCTTTGAATgcgtttcttgatttcttgagcACAAGCTTCACAGTGCATGCACACTCCCAACACAACCGTAATCACATGAGGAGGCTGTCCATACCCAAAAAACAAAGTACTGATATAATATACCTGAATAAATATAAATTCCCaacaaattaaatcaaacataaagctagaaagaaatgaaaaatgaattgaACCTCCTCTTTTTTCTCTTCGGATTTGATCACCTCCTCCTTTTCTTGAGGTTTCACGGGCTCATCCAGAGGCTTTGGAATTGGTGAAATGAGATCCACCTGGCGACGGCTCTTCTTCTTGATCCTCTCCAATACCTTGAGTGGATCTGCTTTTTCACCTTTCACTACAACTTTACTCGCTCTGCATTCTGTTTTCACATCCTCCACTCCTGCAAATTAATTAAACAGGCAAAAAAATATGTCTGATTCTTTGTAAAAGGAGGTGCTTTCAATTTGTTTTTCAGTAATAAAAAAATCCCAGAAAAGACGAGGAATATGGAATCCTTATACCTTCAAAGCCTTTCAGACACCTGCGGACTTTCGTGGCACAACCCTCGCAATGCATGTAAACCTTCAATATAATTTCTTGCGGCAGACGAGTAGGAGGAGGCTGCGGCTGCTCCGCCTTGGATTCTTCGAACTTCTTCCCCTCTTTCGTCTCATCCTTCTTCTCCTCAATCTTAGCAGATCCTACCTGTTTCTTCCCCTCATCCGTTGGCTTCTCCTCTTCCTTCGATTTCTTATCTTCCTTCATAAATTTAAGCAAACACAAACACAGATAAAAAGATTCAGCAATATCAAccaaccaaaaaaaaacaaaaaaacaaagagaATAGCAAGAACATGGTCACCTCTCCCATTTGTTTCTTTCTCTCTTCCTTATTATTTTTCCTAGCTAGCTTTCTCTGATGTTGAGATACCCACAAAATGTATCTTTTGTATGTTTCTTGTTGAAATTAAACACGGCCACGGGTGTAAGTACAGTAcagatatatataataaaacacAGTATATATTTTGTATAGTTTCTCAGGAGAAAGACAAGTAGCAGAAGAAAGAAGAGAGGATTTGTAATCAGATATAGAGGTAGCAGTGAATCTGGTGTCATCGTGTAGGTGACATGGTCATGACATAGTAAGCGTACATACGGGACTCGTGGCTGTCTCATTATCgacatttttgttttattttattttattttttgtgattatttattttttcagtgatgaaaatatttttttttgtaatacgaCGTTTGGtctgattttaattatttatattcatgatatttttcaatgtatatgatcataatttttttggagaTTATAGAATTTTCTGATAATTATACTGTATGAGTCAATAATTAatagtttttcaaataaaactGGAACTCAATCATGAAATTTAATCAAGTGAACTTTGAGCAAATCTTTTCCAAATCAATTATGTctcattaatttaaatatattcatcaATCCAATTACAACATGAGAGATCGTTTCGTCGATAGATTGACCAGTGCTAGTAGTAATACTCTTTTTCAATTCgaatatgaaaatataatagCAACAATAACAATtatggaatatatatatatataaaagtaaaattaCAATTGAAATCTATAATACTATGGAAGAACATGATAAACATCACATTTCAATTATATATGACAAGACACTATTGAGACTTGCTAGTTCTTGTCAATTTATGatgtatttaaaaattcacaaattttttgatcaatttatgataattaattaagaTCGATGCCAGATTTTTCGTTTTCACTCTATTTAATTGAGTGGATCTCATGTGAGAGTCACatatcttaatctgtgagacgggtcaaccctactcatattcacaataaaaagtaatattcttagcataaaaagtaatactttttcatggatgacccaaataagatatccgtctcacaaatacgacccgtgagaccgtctcacaaatacgacccg
This window of the Primulina huaijiensis isolate GDHJ02 chromosome 3, ASM1229523v2, whole genome shotgun sequence genome carries:
- the LOC140972027 gene encoding heavy metal-associated isoprenylated plant protein 7-like isoform X2; the encoded protein is MGEEDKKSKEEEKPTDEGKKQVGSAKIEEKKDETKEGKKFEESKAEQPQPPPTRLPQEIILKVYMHCEGCATKVRRCLKGFEGVEDVKTECRASKVVVKGEKADPLKVLERIKKKSRRQVDLISPIPKPLDEPVKPQEKEEVIKSEEKKEEPPHVITVVLGVCMHCEACAQEIKKRIQRMKGVESAEADLKKSQVTVRGVFEPETLVEYVHKRTGKHAAVMETEAEKEVEGKVTEGGEHEKKPEEEGEKDQEAKKNKENGGGGGEPPSKAAAEVGTWELEMKKSESNYHYRGQNHEFNPQRFVAEWPAYEYPPQMFSDENPNACNVM
- the LOC140972027 gene encoding heavy metal-associated isoprenylated plant protein 7-like isoform X1, with the translated sequence MGEEDKKSKEEEKPTDEGKKQVGSAKIEEKKDETKEGKKFEESKAEQPQPPPTRLPQEIILKVYMHCEGCATKVRRCLKGFEGVEDVKTECRASKVVVKGEKADPLKVLERIKKKSRRQVDLISPIPKPLDEPVKPQEKEEVIKSEEKKEEPPHVITVVLGVCMHCEACAQEIKKRIQRMKGSMVLCLGVESAEADLKKSQVTVRGVFEPETLVEYVHKRTGKHAAVMETEAEKEVEGKVTEGGEHEKKPEEEGEKDQEAKKNKENGGGGGEPPSKAAAEVGTWELEMKKSESNYHYRGQNHEFNPQRFVAEWPAYEYPPQMFSDENPNACNVM